The Solanum dulcamara chromosome 2, daSolDulc1.2, whole genome shotgun sequence region CTTCGGTTATATTGGTAGTTGGTCTATgtggtatttgagttggatggtGGTTGGTCTTTTCTGCTAGGCTCAGTTGGAATAGTTCCCAGGTGATTATGTGGTTAGAGTTGTCAGTTAgcactatatttttattaatagacTCCTATGATGCATTCTTCCTTTTAGTAGGTTGTTGGATTGTGTTTCAGGTGAGCTCTTTGACTCTGCTCCTTTATCTATGTCTCTAGTCTCTTTGTCTTATTTCTTGtcattattttgataattcctgattagttacttgtgcaaTATTTATctgattatatattaattatacttgctttatccgtggagctcagtcggcctatgcccACTGAATACCATTAATTTGGCACTCACACTACACTTTTGTCCCCTATAGATCATAGTACGAATTATCACAATTGATTTGGACTGGTGTGGAACATCTTCTGATTTATATTTGGCTCACATTGTCAATTGGATCCTTTTACTTCACGAAGTTTCTAATAGGCACTTAAACATATTCAAAATAAGAATTTTATGCCCTTCTGTGGATGACACATCATATGCACGTTAGAAAAGTCAATGCCACGTTATATTTATGTCATTGGCCACGCtatttttaaattcatttactaaacaatacctttttatcctctattttcttttaaaaatttaagttttatatgaattattttaaaagtgGCTAGAAATGATATTTAGCAAAAAAAACTCATAGCCATTTTTGCCGGTAATAGCTCATCAAGGAGCTCCATCTTTGTTTCTGCTATGTAAAACAAGCAAATCCACTGATTtacatatgaaaaattatataaaaatgcAGAATATGGGGTTGTCGGAGAAATGAAGCTCACTGGAGTGGAACACAATATGGGTAAAGTTCATCGGAGTTATAATTGCCGGCCAGTCGTGATAGTTAAATCACACAACAACTCAAATATACacattaacatatacatataagcataaaaaaatagaaaaggtTTGCTGATTTTAAAGTGTGTGCTTATCGGAAAAGACAAATCTAAACAGATCGGGTCTCTATTGAAGGAGATGAAGACAATAATGATCCTACGGAGTTGCTTCAACAACAAAAATGCCGGAGCAACGCTAGAAAGGTGCAAATACAGCGAGCCCTGATATTTCAAGGTGGTGACCACCATTTTTTCCGGCGTAAACCTAATTTTAGAGGGGCGTAAAACTAACATTTTAAAATCATTAAACTACTTTTCTTATTCAGTTATTTTTCAACCTTTTTTTATTagattttaatcaaaatttaatgTACACACTCGCTTCAAAGAGCGTGTAACCACACACTCATCTGACTGAGCAAAATATATGCCACATAAGCTCGATCAACGGTTaaagattttaaaatattatatttaaatgaaTTTAACGGTTTAGTTGGCAAAGTTATAAGTGTAAGAGTTCAACTTACAAATAATGTTAAGTACATGAGTATCCCAGGTCATTGACCTTTTTTTGAAGTAGTTGATATGGAGCTGgattaaaaaagtaatttttatgtatgaagtgtttttagaactttgaagtgatGAAAGccatttttataaataagcagttgagtgtttggataaaaatgcttatgttgaaaataagtgtttgaattttagggttaaaagaataaaaaatgtagtttgagaatttagttaaaatataaatgatataacagtaattttcatggtcaaacaaaatggctttaagcacttaaaaaaaagttagaaatcctaacttttcatttatgactgattttaagaactttatagcttaaagttagcattaggcaaacacgtccaaaagctaaaaagaggcttataagttggtttgatcagcttaaagcccatccaaacgggttcATAATCCAAATAACAAATCACAAAAGACAACCTTGTTAAGCAAATTTATCTTGCAAAATAGTTTAAAGCTTATTATACCCTCAAACTTTTCATTGAATGTCAATAAACTAACAAACCATCCCAATTCCAATATATAGGAATATAGAAGATAAGATATAAGAGATAAAGAGAAAGTTCACTCAAAATCGATTTACAAAGGAATCTATGCCAAATGCTACAATAGTAATTAACTATAGTTTATAGTACTAGTAATCAAATTTGGCCCCTCTCACTCAAACAGTTTCCAAAGGCCGCTTGAACAGTAAGAAATTTCAGTCTCTCGTCTTCTCCAGTGTTGTGGTAAAACCAGAGCTTCTGTTTTGTTTACATATTTGTGTGTTTCATCTCCACAATTATAGTTGCAATTGTTCTAGATTCCTCAATTAGGGTTCCTTTTTTCTTTAAACTACTAACTACTATTTTGTTATCAACTTCAAACCTTATTGTGATTTTGCTTAGCTAGGACCAGGTTCCTTTATCTATTAACACCATGGGAAACAAGTATTCCAAGGGAACAAATGCTTCAAACTCGAGTTGTCTCGCTCCTTTTGAAAGTTTTCGAGTTCCTTTTGTAGATTTGCAGGAAGCAACGAACAACTTTGATGACGAGTTGTTAATTGGATCTGGTGGCTTTGGGAATGTTTACAGGGGTGTTTTGTGTGATGGCACAAACGTGGCCTTGAAAAGGCTTAAGCCGGAGTCCCGACAAGGTATTGCAGAGTTCCAAGCAGAAATTGAGACGCTCTCTCAGTTACGCCATCCCTATCTGGTTTCATTAATTGGATATTgtgatgaaaataatgagatgATTCTAATTTTTGAATTCATGGAGAATGGGACCCTCAAGAGACATTTGTATGGGTCAGATCTCCCCAGTATGAGCTGGGAACAGAGGCTGGAGATATGCATCGGTGCAGCCAGAGGTCTGCACTACCTCCATACCAACGCAGTTATACATCGTGATGTCAAGTCTGCAAACATattgcttgatgagaattttgTGCCAAAAATTACTGATTTTGGACTATCCTGGAAAAGGCCCATTGATCAGACCCATGTTACCACAGCCGTGAAAGGAACTTTTGGCTACCTTGACCCTGAATATTATAGATCCCTACAAGTGACAGAAAAGTCTGATGTTTATTCATTTGGTGTTGTTTTATTCGAAGTTTATTGTGCTAGAACTGTCATAGATTCATCTCGTCCAAGAAAGATGATCAACTTAGTTGAATGGGCAATGAAGTGCCATAAAAATGGACAATTGGACCGAATCATAGATCCCAATCTTCTGGGCAAAGTAAGACTAGATTCCCTCAGGAAGTTTGGAGAAACAGCGGTGAAATGCTTAGCTGATTCTGGTGTAGATAGGCCATCTATGAGTGAGGTGCTGTGGAATTTGGAGTATGCACTTCATCTCCAAGAGGCTGTCAGTCAAGATAATCCTGAAGAAAACAGTATCATCCCTATTGACGAGTTATCACTGCTAAGCAGTGATTTCAGTCATGTAAATACCAGTTTTATTGGTTCTCTGATCAGAGCATCAAGTTCACATGATCTGTCTAGTGATGAGGTTATAAGTCCGAGATAACTAAGTGAAAACGGTACATACCTTCCCTAGGTGTTTGATAATTCCACTTAGGTTCATGAATCATAtgaagatttatttttttgtttttgtaactatttatttttctaagttatGAGTTGTATATAGAAAGAATGTTAACTTTGAAAACATGCATTGCTCTACCTTTGGATTGGGGGTGTCCGGTTGGTTCACATGTTGTGTGTTGTTTTCAATAGGTTTTTCATACAGAGAAAATCATTCCATTAATAATAACTCAATGAAAGGCTTTTTAAAAACATGGAATAATTTTGAGCCTCTGGTAAGACCTGATAACGTAATTCTTTGATACCTTTTATTCCCTCATCATGTAGCAACCTTGGGGAAACAAAAATATGGTAAGTAATACATTTCTTATTTGTTAACAGCCAAAGGGAAGTTGGCATTTTCTTATTGTTATATGTTCCCTCTTTTCCATCATTTGACAATAGGGATGGCAGGGTCAGTTTTGGTAATATGGCAATATCATTTTCTGAGGAGTAATAACAATTTCCCATTCTCATGAAATGTTTCTTGAAACGAGTGATAGATTTGGGACAGTAAAGTTGCATCCTGGTTTGGTCAGTCTCTTCGGGAGATCCAAATTGTTTGGCCAGTGTTGTCATCCATGTGTCAACCTTCTTTGAAGAATGAATGTAGGGAGATATGCAAAATCATTGGCTGAAGTTAGCTTTTGCATCATGGAATTTCTGTCTATTTCCTGTTGATCACCTTATGATGCTACATTAGGTAAGCGTCATCCGGTATTTGATACAGAATTGTTTTTTTGAATATGATCATATTGTTGAGAGAGGACCTGTTTTTCTATCACCATTCATTTCATTTATACTGGTGGTGTCTGTCGCATCTTTCGTGCACCTTGGCTATTCCACCGGTTATATGCTACCTTCCACCAGCACAGGTATCAATTACcattcaactttttttttagaACAAGTAATAAAGTTCCATGTCAAATTCCATCATAATTCAAACTGTAATTGCTTAGTTTCATGACTGGTCATACTTGAATGCTTCCCTCGATATGCTATGCATTGCTAAGCACTTAAACATTGAAGATGTATACCGGGAGCTTCTTGCTGCTTGAACTTTTGAAGAAGCCAGCAAATGATTGTACTTTGTTTAAGGAAATTACCACTGGTGATTGGTAAAGACCAATAGAAAAGTAAACTATCTATCTTTAGAATCTAGATGCTCTTAACTTATGAATCTATTTCATCTGCAATTTCTGGGGAAGGTCCCACAGGAGCGATATATTGGTAAAACTAGCTTTGAAAATCTTTCGTAACATCCAAGTTGTCTGTTTTGGCTTGACAGTCCAGATAGGTTTGCCTTTACCATAATAGATATGAACCCAAAGCTTGTCCTTTTTCTTGCATAGATTCCTCAACAAACTTTATCACAGAGCTTAGAAGTCCAGTGAGTAATCCTCTCcgtcattttatcaattaaggGTTGACACTGGATTCTTGATATCCTTTTTGCACTTGAGGAACATCTGAAAGGAAGAGTCTCTGTAGAGAATTGCAAGTTATTCAGCGTTGTCTATTTGAGTAACATTATCCACACCACCAAAGTATGTAGAACTTTTACCCACATTAACAACAAATCCTGTCACTTTTGctaattaaaattttctattaCAGCTACTATAAGTGTTTTTTGTTTAGATAAATCATGTTATTCCATTTTAACTCAAGTCAGAAAAAGACCCTCCAAATATCAAAACAGGCATTGAAAATTTTCTCTTATAATATagtaaaaatagaaattatctaaattatgattagtattttattttagcCAATTAAATTTTACTTATTAATTTGTGCAATGTGTCCCAGTTGaacaagaaattaaaaaaatgaaaaaatggaaAGGAGACAATCGTCTCACTCTACAGTTTCCCTACAATTATCCAAGTCTGCTGCACAGTAAGGCATTGTTTGGTAGAGTGTGTTAGCATGCATTAATTAAGTGTCTAAGTAGGATCTTGTTTGATACACTTTTTCATGGCATGTATCTCTATTGTGTATTAAGGTTTGCATTATTAATACCACGGATttctaggtattagtaatgcaagggaATTTAATGCTTGCATTATTATGGTTAAAGACTCAATTACCCCTCAAAACTCCTTTTACATCTTTTCCATAATAATTgttaaggatatttttgtaaataaatattttatgcaatgtatattattttttaatacacTAAATCAAACAGTGCATAAGAAATattctatatataattaatgcgagcattactaatacattttatttaacattattttaatacactctaccaaacgaccccttagacTATTTAGTCTCTcgtcttctccttcaaatctcCATTAAAATCAGAGCTTCCTCAAGCTTCGGTTTTGTTTACATATATTTGTAATTTTCATCTACATGATTCAATTATAGTTACTTAAATTATTGTTagtgttatttttttttgttatatatgtTTCAACTTTGCCACATTGAAACCTTCCGATCATGAGATTTATTTGTGAGTTTCCGATTTTGCTTAAGAAAACAGGGGCAGTTTTCCCAACCAAATCTAGatttatttatctattaatGGTTGCACTCCACCGTGGGAATCAAACACTTGAAGGGAACAACTTACACAAAGTGATCAAGTTCCTT contains the following coding sequences:
- the LOC129880365 gene encoding receptor-like protein kinase HERK 1 — encoded protein: MGNKYSKGTNASNSSCLAPFESFRVPFVDLQEATNNFDDELLIGSGGFGNVYRGVLCDGTNVALKRLKPESRQGIAEFQAEIETLSQLRHPYLVSLIGYCDENNEMILIFEFMENGTLKRHLYGSDLPSMSWEQRLEICIGAARGLHYLHTNAVIHRDVKSANILLDENFVPKITDFGLSWKRPIDQTHVTTAVKGTFGYLDPEYYRSLQVTEKSDVYSFGVVLFEVYCARTVIDSSRPRKMINLVEWAMKCHKNGQLDRIIDPNLLGKVRLDSLRKFGETAVKCLADSGVDRPSMSEVLWNLEYALHLQEAVSQDNPEENSIIPIDELSLLSSDFSHVNTSFIGSLIRASSSHDLSSDEVISPR